Proteins co-encoded in one Xiphophorus couchianus chromosome 16, X_couchianus-1.0, whole genome shotgun sequence genomic window:
- the crebbpb gene encoding CREB binding protein b isoform X2: MADNLLDAGPPTAKRPKINSPISGSDGPDLVSLLDLENDLPDELILNGELGNGPSANCGPSGMPPGLNSAIPDAASKHKQLSELLRPGSSSILGGALNSGSPQQGGMVPSQLGAVLGKGPLGQGSPNHQSPQGQKGVSTGQGNGVLGFNQTMLNSGQGHGVMGQVGQVMNGAMGPAGRGRPGPGMQYQGQAMQGTQGGAGPGVGGSVLAETLTQGGPQMCAPHTMNAQQAGNMNKMVMSGAPFGQQYGQAGVQQMGTAGVNAQQLQNKTALSNNLPPFPADLKGAGNVPNMAQMQQQVTSMGMVPGAGGVSGGPTADPEKRKLIQQQLVLLLHAHKCQRREQANGEVRACTLPHCRTMKNVLNHMTHCQAGKSCQVAHCASSRQIISHWKNCTRHDCPVCLPLKNASDKRNQQPMLNSPGASLQNAISTVGPGLPSATAINSAPTHIDPSSMQRAYAALGLPYGNHSPAQVQGQGPAQQNPQAHQQLRNMNSLGTNQMNQIGGLGSHSSDQTGLLSDSSLPSSLNKQLLPDGSEVEGMGNLPAATPLSASGVRKAWHEHVTQGLRSHLVHKLVQAIFPTPDPAALKDRRMENLVAYARKVEGDMYESANSRDEYYHFLAEKIYKIQKELEEKRRSRLQKQPIMVGAPGPQQPGMAQPNSMGPAQAVRPPNGPATMPNMPNQMMNRMQVDQGINQFNPMAMQNAQMPQAPMGARAPSPMSHPQQMNMNSVMGMSPSRMPPNQGMMGNHANSMTQPATQGQYLQQGQYPGAAGGAMNVNIGMGQTMPQAAVAQQQQTSNLPLNALGSQLPSGPTTQPTRGTPPPPSISQQQQQQQHAPTQAQVPQQPSTPGSAVGHPSTPTHIPSSLPRPPAAMSTPPDSSQPLTPLQPPSEPPSQMQQPTSVQPQHPSTPLSQAAAGIDNRVPTPGSVAELSSLQALPDITSSEVKSEVKEEEEEEDSKSGKKQNDVKMEQDDETKPSLVKKEETDAAEPKQEPMETDEKKPEVKVEPKEEEDGASTSTSATSTAQNRKKIFKPEELRQALMPTLEALYRQDPESLPFRQPVDPMVLGIPDYFDIVKNPIDLSTIKRKLDTGQYQEPWQYVDDIWLMFNNAWLYNRKTSRVYKYCTKLAEVFEAEIDPVMQVLGYCCGRKYEFSPQTLCCYGKQLCTISRDSTYYSYQNSSPKYGLIADRYHYCEKCFNEIQGNSVNLGDDPAQPQTKISKDQFEKKKNDTLDPEPFVECKDCGRKMHQICVLHYDVIWPSGFVCDNCLRKSGKTRKENKFSAKRLQTTRLGTYIEDRVNKYLKRQNHPEAGEVFVRVVASSDKTVDIKPGMKSRFVDSGEMMANFPYRTKALFAFEEIDGVDVCFFGMHVQEYGSDCPFPNTRRVYISYLDSVHFFKPRVLRTAVYHEILIGYLEYVRKLGYVMGHIWACPPSEGDDYIFHCHPPDQKIPKPKRLQEWYRKMLDKAFAERIIHDYKDIFKQATEDRLTSANELPYFEGDFWPNVLEESIKELEQEEEERKKEENTASSETTEGVQADSKNAKKKNNKKTNKNKSSVSRSNKKKPGMPNVANDLSQKLYATMEKHKEVFFVIHLHSGPVINTLPPIMDPDPLLTCDLMDGRDAFLTLARDKHWEFSSLRRCKWSSMCMLVELHNQGQDRFVYTCNECKHHVETRWHCTVCEDYDLCINCYNTKGHEHQMVKWGLGIDDDSNSQSGEASKSPQESRRLSIQRCIQSLVHACQCRNANCSLASCQKMKRVVQHTKGCKRKTNGGCPVCKQLIALCCYHAKHCQENKCPVPFCLNIKQKLRQQQLQHRLQQAQMMRRRMATMAGRGMPMPSPPTSAAPETPTSVQQPNTPQTPQPMPNHPQQQQPPPNPGNMGQGFPSNGRSSQPSTPVPQGKPGPQSSPLHQQLSPMPNMPHQQQAPPPQQPQQQQQQLLAAMKVAQQIEMAAKAKQQQQQGYAMNGMPMNQSRMMNPIQNQMQMMPGPRGPQVMQTVSQGQWGVGMQNAQGHQPLVPPQQGPMASQQAQGTPMSQQSPLMQRPMMPQQSGPQMPGVMPPQGPPQQGMTPQQQPNMPRVMPGNITPSAVQELLHTLKSPSSPQQQQQVLTILKSNPHLMAAFIKQRAAKYQASQAVPQQQQQQQQQQVQQQQQVQQQNPQVLLGSQPGMQAMAAMNQMQRTGMAPQQQPPQLVGPQGMPPMGPQGQLMNTAQNGSPQYHRQLLRMQQMQQQGAMPQGHSQFPTQQQGPPGFSQLRAHQQMAMQGGSGPMGSVPPMSQMGQPGMGMEGIPNHLKQRMLQHQMMKQQMGSPGQANPMSPQPHLLQGQGQTAAHLSGQTMANTLGNQVRSPAPVQSPRPPSQQAPHSGSSPRIQPQPSPQHGALHSSSPHPSLGPMSGSMDQGHMGTPEQSAMLPQLNTPNRGGLSNDMNMVGDTTGDTLERFVEGL, translated from the exons ATGGTGATGTCAGGAGCTCCGTTCGGCCAGCAGTATGGTCAGGCCGGGGTGCAGCAGATGGGGACAGCAGGGGTCAATGCCCAACAACTCCAGAACAAGACGGCCCTTTCTAACAACCTGCCCCCATTCCCTGCTGACTTAAAGGGAGCTGGGAATGTGCCAAACATG GCCCAGATGCAGCAGCAGGTAACATCGATGGGTATGGTCCCGGGGGCTGGCGGCGTATCTGGAGGGCCGACTGCCGACCCCGAGAAACGAAAACtcattcagcagcagctggtccTGCTGCTCCACGCACACAAGTGCCAACGGCGGGAACAGGCCAATGGAGAAGTGAGGGCCTGTACTCTGCCTCACTGCCGCACCATGAAGAACGTACTCAACCACATGACTCACTGCCAAGCTGGCAAGTCTTGCCAGG tGGCTCACTGTGCATCATCCAGGCAGATCATCTCTCACTGGAAGAACTGTACACGACACGACTGCCCCGTCTGCTTGCCTTTAAAGAATGCAAGTGACAAGAGAAATCAGCAGC CCATGTTGAACTCTCCCGGAGCCAGCCTGCAGAATGCCATCAGTACAGTCGGACCCGGCCTGCCGAGCGCCACAGCCATCAACAGCGCTCCCACACACATTGACCCCAGCTCTATGCAGAGGGCTTACGCAGCTCTGGGCCTCCCATATGGGAACCATTCCCCTGCTCAGGTCCAGGGTCAGGGTCCGGCTCAGCAGAACCCCCAGGCACACCAGCAGCTACGAAATATGAACTCACTCG GCACTAATCAGATGAACCAGATAGGAGGCCTGGGTAGCCATTCCTCCGACCAGACGGGCTTGCTCTCCGACTCCTCGCTCCCCTCTTCGCTCAACAA GCAGCTACTGCCAGATGGATCAGAGGTAGAAGGTATGGGAAACCTCCCCGCTGCCACCCCTCTCTCTGCTTCAGGGGTAAGAAAGGCCTGGCATGAACACGTGACTCAGGGCCTGCGCTCTCATCTGGTGCACAAACT AGTACAAGCCATATTCCCGACCCCAGACCCTGCAGCTCTGAAGGACAGGCGAATGGAGAACTTGGTGGCTTACGCACGCAAAGTTGAGGGAGACATGTATGAGTCAGCAAACAGCAGG GATGAGTACTACCACTTCCTGGCAGAAAAAATTTACAAGATCCAGaaagagctggaggagaagagACGCTCGCGTCTGCAGAAACAGCCCATCATGGTGGGCGCTCCCGGACCCCAGCAGCCTGGTATGGCTCAGCCCAACAGCATGGGCCCTGCACAGGCCGTTCGACCTCCAA ATGGACCTGCAACAATGCCCAACATGCCAAATCAGATGATGAACCGTATGCAGGTGGATCAAG GAATCAATCAGTTTAACCCAATGGCGATGCAGAATGCACAGATGCCTCAGGCACCCATGGGAGCGAGGGCTCCTTCCCCAATGAGCCATCCGCAGCAGATGAACATGAATTCTGTG ATGGGCATGTCTCCATCCAGGATGCCCCCGAACCAAGGCATGATGGGTAATCATGCTAATAGCATGACTCAACCAGCCACCCAAGGCCAGTACCTGCAGCAGGGTCAGTATCCTGGTGCTGCAGGTGGAGCCATGAATGTGAATATAGGCATGGGTCAGACTATGCCACAGGCTGCCGTTGCACAG caacaacAAACCTCTAACCTCCCTCTGAATGCACTGGGCTCCCAGTTGCCCTCTGGACCCACCACCCAACCCACCCGGGGCACCCCCCCTCCACCCAGcatcagccagcagcagcagcagcagcagcatgctCCCACACAGGCCCAGGTGCCGCAGCAGCCCTCCACTCCTGGCTCTGCAGTAGGACACCCCTCTACCCCAACCCACATTCCAAGTAGCCTTCCTCGCCCCCCTGCAGCTATGAGCACTCCCCCTGACTCCTCCCAGCCTCTGACACCCCTGCAGCCTCCCTCTGAGCCCCCCAGCCAGATGCAGCAGCCCACCTCTGTGCAGCCTCAGCACCCTAGTACACCG TTGTCCCAGGCTGCTGCCGGTATTGATAACAGAGTACCCACTCCTGGCTCTGTGGCTGAACTGAGCTCCCTGCAGGCCCTGCCTGACATAACCAGCTCTGAGGTCAAATCCGAAGtcaaagaggaagaagaggaggaggacagcaagtctggaaaaaagcaaaatgatgTAAAGATGGAA CAGGACGATGAAACCAAACCCTCCCTGGTGAAGAAGGAGGAAACGGATGCAGCAGAACCAAAGCAGGAACCCATGGAGACGGACGAGAAGAAGCCAGAGGTGAAGGTGGAACCCAAAGAAGAGGAGGACGGTGCGTCCACCAGCACATCAGCCACTTCCACTGCTCAGAACCGCAAGAAAA TTTTCAAGCCAGAGGAACTGAGACAAGCACTGATGCCCACTCTTGAGGCCCTCTACAGACAAGACCCCGAGTCCCTACCCTTCAGGCAACCTGTAGACCCCATGGTGCTCGGCATTCCT GACTACTTTGACATAGTGAAGAACCCCATCGACTTATCCACCATCAAACGCAAGCTGGACACGGGTCAGTACCAGGAGCCGTGGCAGTATGTGGACGACATCTGGCTCATGTTCAACAACGCCTGGCTGTATAACCGCAAAACGTCACGCGTCTACAAGTACTGCACCAAGCTGGCCGAGGTGTTCGAAGCAGAGATTGATCCCGTCATGCAGGTTCTGGGCTACTGCTGTGGCAGGAAG TACGAGTTTTCACCTCAGACGCTTTGTTGCTACGGCAAACAGTTGTGTACCATCTCCAGAGACAGCACCTACTACAGCTACCAGAACAG TTCACCCAAATATGGCCTTATTGCCGACAGGTATCACTATTGTGAGAAGTGCTTCAATGAGATCCAGGGCAACAGTGTGAACCTGGGGGACGACCCGGCACAACCGCAGAC GAAAATATCTAAAGATcagtttgaaaagaagaaaaatgatacgTTGGACCCTGAACC gTTTGTTGAATGTAAAgactgtggaagaaaaatgcaTCAGATCTGTGTGCTGCACTATGATGTCATTTGGCCCTCTGG CTTCGTGTGTGACAATTGCCTGAGAAAATCGGGAAAAACAAGGAAGGAGAACAAGTTCTCAGCAAAAA GGTTGCAGACTACAAGGTTGGGGACGTACATTGAAGACAGAGTAAACAAGTACTTAAAAAGGCAGAACCACCCAGAAGCTGGTGAAGTGTTTGTGCGAGTTGTTGCCAGCTCTGATAAAACTGTGGATATTAAGCCTGGCATGAAGTCTAG GTTTGTAGACTCAGGTGAGATGATGGCGAACTTCCCTTACAGAACCAAAGCACTTTTTGCATTCGAGGAAATCGACGGCGTGGACGTTTGTTTCTTCGGCATGCATGTACAGGAGTATGGCTCAGATTGCCCTTTTCCAAACACAAG ACGGGTTTACATATCATACCTCGACAGTGTTCACTTCTTCAAGCCACGTGTGCTAAGGACTGCAGTGTACCACGAGATCTTGATAGGCTACCTGGAGTATGTGAGGAAACTTGG GTATGTAATGGGTCACATTTGGGCCTGCCCACCAAGTGAAGGAGATGATTATATTTTCCACTGCCACCCTCCGGACCAGAAGATCCCTAAACCCAAAAGGCTGCAGGAGTGGTACAGGAAGATGCTTGACAAGGCGTTTGCAGAGAGGATCATTCATGATTACAag gACATTTTCAAGCAGGCAACAGAAGACAGGTTGACCAGTGCCAACGAGCTGCCATACTTTGAGGGCGACTTTTGGCCTAATGTGCTGGAGGAGAGCATCAAGGagctggagcaggaggaggaggagagaaagaaggaggAGAACACTGCCTCCTCGGAGACAACAGAG GGAGTCCAGGCTGACAGCAAGAATGccaaaaagaagaataataagAAAACCAACAAGAACAAGAGCAGCGTCAGCCGATCCAATAAGAAGAAGCCTGGCATGCCAAATGTAGCCAATGATCTGTCTCAAAAACTCTACGCCACCATGGAGAAACACAAGGAG gtgTTTTTTGTAATTCACCTCCATTCGGGGCCTGTCATCAACACCCTCCCACCTATCATGGACCCCGACCCTCTGCTGACCTGTGACCTCATGGATGGACGTGACGCCTTCCTGACTTTGGCCAGGGACAAGCACTGGGAGTTCAGCTCGCTCAGAAGATGCAAGTGGAGCTCCATGTGCATGCTGGTGGAGCTGCACAACCAGGGCCAGGACCGCTTTGTCTACACATGCAACGAATGCAAGCATCATGTGGAGACTCGCTGGCACTGCACTGTTTGTGAG GACTATGACCTGTGCATTAACTGCTACAACACTAAGGGCCACGAGCACCAGATGGTGAAGTGGGGCCTGGGTATCGATGATGACAGCAACAGTCAGAGCGGCGAGGCCTCAAAGAGTCCTCAGGAGAGTCGGCGCCTCAGCATCCAGCGCTGCATCCAGTCTCTGGTCCACGCCTGTCAGTGCAGGAACGCCAACTGCTCCCTCGCGTCCTGCCAGAAGATGAAGCGGGTGGTTCAGCACACTAAGGGCTGCAAGCGCAAGACCAATGGTGGATGCCCGGTGTGCAAGCAGCTGATTGCTTTATGCTGTTACCACGCCAAGCACTGTCAGGAGAACAAGTGTCCGGTTCCGTTCTGCCTCAATATCAAGCAGAAGCTTCGTCAGCAGCAGTTGCAGCACAGGCTGCAGCAGGCCCAGATGATGCGCCGTAGAATGGCCACCATGGCTGGAAGAGGTATGCCGATGCCATCTCCACCTACCTCAGCTGCTCCAGAAACCCCCACGTCTGTGCAGCAACCTAACACGCCCCAGACTCCACAACCCATGCCTAACCACCCTCAGCAACAGCAACCACCACCAAACCCCGGCAACATGGGCCAAGGGTTCCCCAGCAACGGTCGCAGCAGTCAGCCCTCCACGCCTGTGCCGCAAGGTAAACCTGGCCCACAGTCATCGCCGCTGCATCAGCAGCTGTCCCCTATGCCTAACATGCCGCATCAGCAGCaggctcctcctcctcagcagccgcagcaacagcagcagcagctgctggcaGCAATGAAAGTGGCACAACAGATCGAGATGGCGGCAAAggcaaagcagcagcagcagcagggttACGCCATGAACGGGATGCCCATGAACCAGTCACGCATGATGAACCCCATTCAGAACCAAATGCAGATGATGCCGGGTCCCCGGGGTCCCCAGGTGATGCAGACTGTGTCGCAGGGTCAGTGGGGTGTGGGAATGCAGAATGCCCAAGGCCATCAGCCACTGGTCCCTCCTCAGCAAGGCCCCATGGCCTCCCAGCAGGCTCAGGGAACCCCCATGTCTCAGCAGTCCCCACTCATGCAGAGGCCCATGATGCCACAGCAGTCGGGTCCCCAAATGCCTGGGGTCATGCCTCCTCAGGGGCCCCCCCAACAGGGAATGACACCGCAGCAGCAGCCAAACATGCCCCGGGTAATGCCTGGAAATATTACGCCAAGTGCCGTGCAGGAACTACTGCACACCCTCAAGTCTCCGAGCTCcccacagcaacagcagcaggtgCTGACCATCCTTAAGTCCAATCCCCACCTCATGGCGGCTTTCATCAAACAGAGAGCGGCCAAGTACCAGGCCAGCCAGGCGgtgccgcagcagcagcagcaacagcagcagcaacaagtccagcagcagcaacaggtcCAGCAGCAGAACCCTCAGGTCCTGCTGGGCTCCCAGCCTGGGATGCAGGCCATGGCAGCTATGAACCAAATGCAGAGGACCGGGATGGCTCCGCAGCAGCAGCCTCCTCAGCTGGTGGGCCCTCAGGGTATGCCCCCCATGGGTCCTCAAGGCCAGCTGATGAATACGGCTCAAAACGGAAGCCCTCAGTACCACAGACAGCTGCTCCGAATGCAGCAGATGCAGCAGCAGGGGGCCATGCCTCAGGGTCACAGCCAGTTCCCCACCCAGCAGCAGGGGCCCCCAGGCTTCTCCCAGCTCCGCGCGCATCAGCAGATGGCTATGCAAGGGGGCTCCGGTCCAATGGGGTCGGTTCCTCCCATGTCGCAGATGGGCCAGCCCGGCATGGGTATGGAAGGGATCCCGAACCACCTCAAGCAGCGCATGCTTCAGCATCAGATGATGAAGCAGCAGATGGGTTCTCCTGGGCAGGCCAACCCGATGAGTCCTCAACCTCATCTGCTGCAGGGCCAAGGCCAGACCGCAGCTCATCTATCTGGTCAGACCATGGCCAACACCCTGGGAAACCAGGTCCGCTCCCCGGCTCCGGTGCAGTCGCCCCGGCCGCCTTCCCAACAAGCCCCCCATTCCGGTTCCTCCCCACGGATACAACCCCAGCCTTCGCCGCAGCACGGGGCTCTCCACTCCAGCTCCCCTCACCCAAGCCTCGGCCCCATGTCAGGCTCTATGGACCAGGGACACATGGGAACGCCTGAGCAAAGCGCAATGCTCCCACAGCTGAACACACCAAACCGAGGAGGGCTGAGCAACGACATGAACATGGTGGGCGACACAACAGGAGACACGCTAGAGAGGTTTGTTGAAGGATTGTAG